One genomic region from Natranaerobius trueperi encodes:
- a CDS encoding ATP-binding protein, translating into DPVMTAAMIDRLTHKSYIVNMNGNSYRLKETKDWLNSQ; encoded by the coding sequence GATCCAGTAATGACAGCGGCAATGATTGATAGGTTAACTCACAAATCTTACATCGTTAATATGAATGGTAATTCATACAGGTTAAAAGAAACTAAAGATTGGCTGAATTCTCAGTAA